From Acidobacteriota bacterium, one genomic window encodes:
- a CDS encoding SRPBCC domain-containing protein, producing the protein MSDLHVRTEPIRIDAPAGLVWQVLKDVERYGEWNPFTPQVRTDFRIGSPAHLLVKMGPAKVRIAETVSAFEEPRLIAWGKTFGARWLLAAVREQHLEPVSEASCRYHNTDRLTGLLAPLVLLCAGGYMRVGFTDVGEGLKRQSEALYKRSKPRGARGTLFPDS; encoded by the coding sequence ATGAGTGACCTGCATGTACGGACTGAACCCATCCGGATTGACGCCCCGGCCGGATTGGTCTGGCAGGTTCTGAAAGACGTTGAACGATACGGTGAGTGGAATCCGTTCACGCCGCAAGTACGGACCGATTTCAGGATCGGTTCGCCCGCTCATCTGCTGGTCAAAATGGGGCCGGCCAAGGTGCGAATCGCCGAGACCGTCTCCGCGTTCGAAGAACCCCGGCTCATTGCTTGGGGCAAGACATTCGGAGCGCGCTGGCTCCTGGCTGCAGTGCGGGAGCAGCATCTGGAACCCGTAAGCGAGGCGAGCTGCCGTTACCACAACACGGACCGGTTGACCGGTCTGCTCGCGCCGCTGGTGTTGCTTTGTGCTGGCGGTTATATGCGCGTCGGTTTCACCGATGTTGGCGAGGGATTGAAGCGTCAATCGGAGGCGCTGTACAAGAGGTCGAAGCCGCGAGGCGCTCGGGGCACACTCTTCCCTGATTCATGA
- a CDS encoding aldo/keto reductase: MGSHRTYNGVAMPEFMYGTAWKKEETTRLVKLAVSSGFTAIDTANQIIHYDEARVGDALLDLSRQGIERESLFLQTKFTSAGGQDHRTPYDASADITTQVGQSFRSSLRHLHTDTLDSYVLHGPYSRMGLGAEDWEVWEAIEGIYKSGGTRVIGISNVSAEQLDELCRKAEVKPMVVQNRCFAVLGWDFRVREICRAHGIVYQGFSLLTANRPVLFHPRVREIAGRLGVGPAQVVFRFALEVGMQPLTGTSSRDHMLEDLAVRSLRLSREETTFIEAIALSRP; the protein is encoded by the coding sequence ATGGGGAGCCACCGGACCTACAACGGCGTTGCCATGCCCGAGTTCATGTACGGGACCGCCTGGAAGAAGGAAGAGACCACCCGCCTGGTCAAGCTGGCGGTCTCGAGCGGCTTCACCGCCATCGACACCGCCAACCAGATCATCCACTACGACGAGGCCCGGGTCGGGGACGCCCTGCTGGATCTGAGCCGCCAGGGAATCGAGCGGGAATCCCTCTTCCTGCAGACCAAGTTCACGTCCGCCGGAGGCCAGGACCACCGGACCCCTTACGACGCGTCCGCGGACATCACCACCCAGGTGGGGCAGTCTTTCCGCAGCTCCCTCCGGCATCTGCACACCGACACCCTGGATTCGTACGTCCTGCACGGTCCTTATTCGCGAATGGGGCTGGGGGCAGAGGACTGGGAAGTCTGGGAGGCCATCGAAGGGATCTACAAGTCGGGCGGAACCCGCGTGATCGGGATCAGCAACGTCAGCGCCGAACAACTCGACGAACTCTGCCGGAAGGCCGAAGTCAAGCCCATGGTGGTGCAGAACCGGTGCTTCGCCGTCCTGGGATGGGACTTCAGGGTCCGGGAGATCTGCCGCGCCCACGGGATCGTCTACCAGGGATTCTCGCTCCTGACGGCCAATCGCCCGGTCCTGTTCCATCCCCGGGTGCGGGAGATCGCCGGCCGTCTGGGAGTCGGCCCCGCCCAGGTGGTCTTCCGGTTCGCCCTGGAGGTGGGGATGCAGCCCCTCACGGGCACCAGCAGCCGGGACCACATGTTGGAGGACCTGGCGGTTCGATCGTTGCGGCTCTCCCGGGAAGAGACCACCTTCATCGAGGCCATTGCCCTGAGCCGGCCCTGA
- a CDS encoding dihydrodipicolinate synthase family protein: MSRDPGALKRTKAGMLGAVDIPWNADFSLDQEHFRGLIRRLQTLGAGRLYIMGTAGEGYAMSDTRFCEVVDVFVEEMSGSGIEAQVGVISLAMEQVVERLEYAHAQGVRSFQISLPAWGALEDAEMMGFFKTVCGRFPDSDFLHYNLVRTKRLLTGDDYRKILDQVPNLVASKQSTTDMNRVRDWMVKAPEMQHFMLETCFAYACQFGECSLLCSMHGAFPRLTREYFGAGRKGDIARALEIAEKFRRHGEGLFGHLNRPMIDGAYDKLMVWLTDPTFPIRLLPPYEGFTGEEAKISLDYYRSLRGEA, translated from the coding sequence ATGAGCCGGGACCCAGGCGCTCTCAAGCGGACGAAAGCGGGAATGCTGGGCGCCGTGGACATCCCCTGGAACGCCGATTTTTCCCTGGACCAGGAGCATTTCCGGGGGCTGATCCGGCGGCTGCAGACGCTGGGAGCCGGGCGGCTCTACATCATGGGGACGGCGGGCGAAGGCTACGCCATGTCGGACACACGCTTTTGCGAGGTGGTGGACGTGTTCGTGGAAGAGATGTCCGGCTCGGGCATCGAGGCCCAGGTGGGGGTCATCTCCCTGGCCATGGAGCAGGTCGTGGAGCGGCTGGAGTACGCCCACGCCCAGGGAGTCCGATCGTTTCAGATCTCCCTGCCCGCTTGGGGAGCGCTTGAGGACGCGGAAATGATGGGGTTCTTCAAGACCGTCTGCGGCCGGTTCCCCGATTCCGACTTCCTGCACTACAACCTGGTTCGGACCAAGCGCCTCCTCACCGGCGACGACTACCGGAAGATCCTGGACCAGGTCCCCAACCTGGTGGCCAGCAAACAGAGCACCACCGACATGAACCGGGTCCGGGACTGGATGGTCAAGGCCCCCGAGATGCAGCACTTCATGCTTGAAACCTGCTTCGCCTACGCCTGCCAGTTCGGAGAGTGCTCCCTTCTCTGCAGCATGCACGGCGCGTTTCCCCGTCTGACCCGCGAGTACTTCGGCGCCGGCCGGAAGGGGGACATCGCCCGGGCGCTGGAGATCGCCGAAAAGTTCAGGCGCCACGGGGAAGGCCTTTTCGGTCACCTGAACCGGCCCATGATCGACGGTGCCTACGACAAGCTGATGGTCTGGCTGACGGACCCCACGTTTCCCATTCGCCTGCTGCCGCCGTACGAGGGGTTCACCGGCGAAGAGGCGAAGATCAGCCTGGATTACTACCGCAGTCTGCGCGGCGAGGCCTGA
- a CDS encoding Gfo/Idh/MocA family oxidoreductase produces the protein MTTGEVNRREFLKGSGAVATVAAASPVLTSVPAAAAGANDRIRFAVIGCGGQGRRSHIGRFPKGVNTEIAYVCDPDDERRNQASAEAGGAKPVDDLRRILDDTSVDAVTIATPDHWHTPAAILALDAGKHVYLEKPCSHNLREGRLLVEAARRSGRVLQHGTQARSSRGFVEAVRMLHDGIIGDVLVAKAWNVQKRRNIGREQPGPPPGGFDYDLWLGPAPRVPFQKNRHHYSWHWWYDFGTGDLGNDGVHEFDMARWGLGLDVHPARVAVAGGKFYFDDDQEFPDTVTAAFDYPGNGEVGKRRQLVFEMRIWSANHPYDVDGGVEFLGTGGKMMFSRRGRFQLWDEENKPLDKRPGVTPRMDMTSNFLTWVKAIRGQADLTADAGTAHLSTSLCHLANIAVRVGRSFHFDPERERIAGDEEADALLARTYRKGHWAIPRGA, from the coding sequence ATGACAACAGGTGAAGTCAATCGAAGGGAATTCTTGAAGGGGTCCGGGGCAGTGGCCACCGTTGCCGCGGCCTCCCCGGTTCTGACCTCGGTCCCGGCCGCAGCGGCCGGCGCCAACGACCGGATCCGGTTCGCGGTCATCGGTTGCGGAGGACAGGGGCGGCGCTCCCACATCGGCCGGTTTCCCAAGGGGGTCAACACCGAGATCGCCTATGTGTGCGACCCGGACGATGAGCGGCGAAATCAGGCCTCCGCCGAGGCCGGCGGCGCCAAGCCGGTGGACGACCTGCGCAGGATTCTCGACGACACGTCCGTCGACGCGGTGACCATCGCGACTCCCGACCATTGGCACACCCCGGCGGCGATCCTGGCCTTGGACGCCGGAAAGCACGTCTACCTGGAAAAACCCTGCTCCCACAATCTCCGCGAAGGCCGCCTCCTGGTGGAAGCCGCCCGGCGTTCCGGGCGTGTCCTCCAGCACGGGACCCAGGCCCGCAGCAGCCGGGGGTTCGTCGAGGCGGTCCGGATGCTCCACGACGGGATCATCGGAGACGTGCTCGTCGCCAAGGCCTGGAACGTCCAGAAGCGGCGCAACATCGGCCGCGAGCAGCCCGGCCCGCCGCCGGGCGGGTTCGACTACGACCTCTGGTTGGGGCCGGCTCCCAGGGTCCCTTTCCAGAAGAACCGGCACCATTATTCCTGGCACTGGTGGTACGACTTCGGCACCGGCGATCTGGGCAACGACGGCGTCCACGAGTTCGACATGGCCCGCTGGGGCCTGGGGCTGGACGTTCATCCCGCCCGGGTGGCCGTAGCCGGAGGCAAGTTCTACTTCGACGACGACCAGGAGTTCCCCGACACCGTCACCGCGGCCTTCGACTATCCCGGCAACGGAGAAGTCGGCAAGCGCCGGCAGTTGGTGTTCGAGATGAGGATCTGGTCCGCCAACCATCCCTACGACGTGGACGGCGGCGTCGAGTTTCTGGGGACCGGGGGGAAGATGATGTTCAGCCGCCGGGGCCGGTTCCAACTCTGGGACGAAGAGAACAAGCCGCTCGACAAACGTCCGGGGGTGACGCCGAGAATGGACATGACCAGCAACTTCCTGACCTGGGTGAAGGCGATACGGGGGCAGGCCGATCTCACGGCCGACGCCGGGACGGCGCACCTGTCCACCTCGCTTTGCCACCTGGCCAACATCGCCGTGAGGGTGGGCCGTTCCTTCCACTTCGATCCGGAAAGGGAACGGATCGCCGGCGACGAGGAAGCGGACGCCCTGCTGGCCCGCACTTACCGGAAGGGCCACTGGGCGATCCCCCGCGGGGCGTAG
- a CDS encoding HAD family hydrolase, with product MRLVLFDIDGTLLLSGGAGTRSLYRAFQIRYGIEPDWTAIRFDGKTDPLIIQEIVSKYGVDDEPGQDLYDIYLSILPDEVRRSPGFQVLAGARELVIRLSADPGFLIGLATGNVETGARLKLERAGLSSYFPFGGYGSDSGDRTELIRAAIRRGSELAAPLAVGEVFVIGDTPRDVRHGRAAGATTIAVATGNYGLDELKDCGPDLAVAGLQPMGPILEFMESGSRTGREAAVVEDGPGP from the coding sequence ATGAGGCTCGTCCTCTTCGACATCGACGGGACCCTCCTCCTCTCCGGAGGGGCCGGTACGAGGTCCTTGTATCGCGCCTTCCAGATTCGGTATGGGATCGAGCCCGATTGGACGGCGATTCGGTTCGACGGGAAGACCGACCCCCTGATCATTCAAGAGATCGTCTCCAAATACGGCGTGGACGATGAACCCGGACAGGACCTCTATGACATCTACCTGTCCATCCTGCCGGACGAAGTTCGCCGGAGCCCCGGTTTCCAGGTCCTGGCCGGAGCGCGGGAACTGGTGATCCGGCTTTCGGCCGATCCCGGTTTTCTCATCGGACTGGCCACCGGAAACGTCGAAACCGGAGCGCGATTGAAGCTGGAGAGGGCGGGGCTCAGCTCCTACTTCCCTTTCGGCGGATACGGCTCCGATTCGGGAGATCGAACCGAGTTGATCCGGGCCGCCATCCGCCGGGGAAGCGAATTGGCGGCTCCGCTGGCGGTAGGGGAAGTGTTCGTCATCGGCGACACCCCCCGGGACGTCCGGCACGGCCGCGCCGCGGGCGCCACCACCATCGCGGTTGCCACCGGCAACTACGGGCTCGATGAACTGAAGGACTGCGGTCCCGATCTGGCGGTGGCGGGGCTCCAACCCATGGGACCGATTCTGGAGTTCATGGAGAGCGGTTCCCGGACCGGGCGGGAAGCCGCCGTCGTGGAGGATGGGCCGGGTCCATGA
- a CDS encoding ferritin, protein MSLNSKIEKALNQQIRSEFYSSYVYLSMSGYSDSQNLPGFAAWMRAQSEEERGHAMRLFDYVQNRGGRVRLGSIAQPQLDFESPRVMFEEALRQEQSVTRTIHELYRLAQEEKDYPTEVELQWFVQEQVEEEKTILDILAQLAMIGDHPASLVMLDHRLGGRTDEA, encoded by the coding sequence ATGAGTCTGAACAGCAAGATCGAAAAAGCCCTCAACCAGCAGATCCGGAGCGAGTTCTACTCTTCGTACGTTTACCTTTCCATGTCGGGGTACAGCGATTCGCAGAACCTGCCCGGGTTCGCCGCCTGGATGCGGGCCCAGAGCGAGGAGGAGCGGGGCCATGCCATGCGCCTCTTCGACTATGTCCAGAACCGCGGGGGCCGGGTCCGGCTCGGCAGCATCGCTCAGCCCCAATTGGATTTCGAGTCTCCCCGGGTCATGTTCGAGGAAGCGCTGAGGCAGGAGCAGTCGGTGACGCGGACCATTCACGAACTCTACCGGTTGGCTCAGGAAGAGAAGGACTACCCCACCGAGGTGGAGCTGCAGTGGTTCGTCCAGGAACAGGTGGAGGAAGAAAAGACCATCCTGGACATCCTGGCGCAACTGGCCATGATCGGAGACCATCCGGCGTCGCTGGTCATGTTGGATCATCGCCTGGGAGGCCGGACGGACGAGGCCTGA
- a CDS encoding M14 family zinc carboxypeptidase, which yields MTRSTFDRSVPVGTGMKRAYGAILILAILLCGVPLKAGAAPGPKFGPAVHPTFPQLENRLLEWEKAHPRIMTLRKLGKSAQGRPLLAAVLTDPDAPADQKEHVLITALHCGGERSAATGIFYLMDWLLKGSPGAREILRGQVIAFMPVVNPDGYVAGSLRNSHNRDTYKEWNREGPLYPEQMPEALAAKSLMDELQAELHADYHGTGMQFRGYIMAENSGAAYSNIALKSYKHEIIRQMDQAALAEGYPSDQLEQDAERIYWGPEIEELGSKLWSGRPLYYAATYGYEHYHTLAFANENAWERSSFLRHRRLLEIGHEIWPGEYYPGYPTRVILKNELHFVTAYGETAAARRRSRVELWNKQGQIVTALNNPQTEGMVLFVCSTTGRAARRWLADKSLPRFARRIGGHGSIEAGPIQSALKDHPDADGQFKAHLLLMSGRADESELPPMAESEPIENGLSLRLRIPYPKARLSEVRVNGRLAPVSSREGYLSWVARGFTYVQVNIPPERSRKEDLFVVTCLYDPGEERVFGLGWQEPAP from the coding sequence ATGACTCGATCCACTTTCGATCGGTCCGTTCCCGTCGGCACCGGGATGAAACGGGCGTACGGCGCCATCCTGATTCTCGCGATCCTGCTCTGCGGCGTGCCTTTGAAAGCAGGCGCGGCCCCGGGTCCCAAATTCGGTCCCGCCGTCCATCCCACGTTCCCCCAACTTGAGAACCGGCTGCTGGAATGGGAGAAGGCCCACCCCCGGATCATGACGCTTCGGAAGCTGGGGAAGTCGGCCCAGGGCCGGCCTCTGCTGGCGGCGGTCCTGACCGACCCCGACGCCCCCGCCGATCAAAAGGAGCATGTCCTGATTACGGCGCTCCATTGCGGCGGGGAACGTTCGGCCGCCACCGGGATCTTCTATCTCATGGACTGGCTGCTGAAGGGGAGTCCGGGCGCCCGAGAGATCCTCCGGGGGCAGGTGATCGCCTTCATGCCGGTGGTCAACCCGGACGGTTACGTGGCCGGCAGCCTGCGCAACAGCCACAATCGGGATACCTACAAGGAGTGGAACCGGGAGGGGCCCCTGTACCCGGAGCAGATGCCGGAGGCCCTGGCGGCAAAGAGTCTCATGGACGAGCTCCAGGCCGAACTCCACGCCGACTACCACGGGACCGGAATGCAGTTTCGCGGTTACATCATGGCCGAGAACTCGGGGGCGGCCTACTCCAACATCGCCCTGAAGTCGTACAAGCACGAGATCATTCGGCAGATGGACCAGGCCGCGCTGGCCGAGGGCTACCCTTCCGACCAGTTGGAGCAGGACGCGGAACGGATCTACTGGGGACCGGAGATCGAGGAGCTGGGGTCCAAGTTGTGGAGCGGAAGGCCCCTCTACTACGCGGCGACCTACGGCTACGAGCACTACCACACTCTGGCCTTCGCCAACGAGAACGCCTGGGAACGGAGCAGCTTCCTGCGTCATCGCCGCCTGCTGGAGATCGGCCACGAGATCTGGCCCGGCGAGTACTATCCCGGCTACCCCACACGGGTCATCCTCAAGAACGAGCTTCACTTCGTCACCGCCTATGGGGAGACGGCCGCTGCCCGCCGCCGGTCCCGGGTGGAGCTCTGGAACAAGCAGGGACAGATCGTCACCGCACTCAACAACCCTCAGACCGAGGGGATGGTTCTGTTCGTCTGCTCCACCACCGGAAGAGCCGCCCGCCGCTGGCTCGCGGACAAGAGTCTTCCCCGGTTCGCCCGGCGAATCGGCGGGCACGGGAGCATCGAAGCCGGACCCATCCAGTCGGCGCTGAAGGATCATCCCGATGCGGACGGCCAATTCAAGGCGCATCTCCTTTTGATGTCGGGCCGCGCCGACGAGTCGGAGCTGCCGCCGATGGCGGAGAGCGAGCCCATCGAAAACGGGCTTTCGCTTCGCCTGCGAATCCCCTATCCCAAGGCTCGCCTATCCGAGGTCCGGGTCAACGGCCGCCTCGCGCCCGTCTCGTCCCGGGAGGGTTACCTGAGTTGGGTTGCCCGGGGCTTCACCTATGTCCAGGTCAACATTCCACCGGAGCGGTCCCGGAAAGAGGATCTCTTCGTGGTGACCTGCCTCTACGACCCGGGGGAAGAGCGGGTCTTCGGTCTCGGTTGGCAAGAGCCGGCGCCATGA
- a CDS encoding cupin domain-containing protein produces the protein MQTRRISGRLLDRPAREAGEAGYDCLAPDGSRIRFLPALKGGSMVHCALAPGQVSSPVLHRTVEEIWYFLRGTGELWRKPAEAASGTVEAVGPGTAVDIPLGTRFQFRNTGAGPLEIVIVTMPPWPGEDEALPVPGFWEA, from the coding sequence ATGCAGACCAGGCGGATCTCCGGCCGGCTGTTGGATCGGCCCGCGCGGGAAGCAGGCGAGGCGGGCTATGACTGTCTGGCGCCCGACGGGTCCCGGATCCGGTTCCTGCCCGCTTTGAAGGGTGGGAGCATGGTCCACTGCGCCCTGGCCCCGGGTCAGGTGTCGAGCCCGGTGCTCCACCGGACCGTGGAGGAGATCTGGTACTTCCTGCGGGGAACCGGAGAACTGTGGCGCAAGCCCGCCGAGGCGGCCTCGGGGACCGTCGAGGCGGTGGGCCCGGGGACGGCGGTGGACATCCCCCTGGGCACCCGTTTTCAGTTCCGCAACACGGGCGCCGGTCCGCTGGAGATCGTCATCGTCACCATGCCTCCCTGGCCGGGAGAGGACGAGGCGCTACCGGTTCCCGGCTTCTGGGAGGCTTGA
- a CDS encoding lactonase family protein has translation MNSRPARNRWEKLGVVLLILMGGAASCTREEVKTMDQPESSGDLLVFFGTYTRTDSEGIYTYRMDPESGALERLSVVSGIESPSFLALHPNGRHLYAVSEIGEFEGGKTGTVSAYSIDSSSGQLSFLNLQPSQGAIPCHLVVDRTGRTLLLANYSGGSVASFPIDSEGRLGPAISVIQHEGSSVDPVRQTGPRAHSINLDPENRFAVAADLGTDEVLVYRFDAGTGELEPNTPTSVPVDPGGGPRHFAFHPSGRFGYVINEMGSTVTAFRYDGEKGTLDPIQTITTLPEGFEGVTHTAEVRVHPSGRFLYGSNRGHDSIAIFAIDQETGRLTARGQEPTRGKTPRNFEIDPTGTWLLAANQDSDSVVVFRIDSQTGALEANGQTADVPMPVCIRMLAR, from the coding sequence ATGAATAGTCGGCCGGCCCGGAATCGATGGGAGAAACTTGGTGTGGTCCTGCTGATCCTGATGGGCGGGGCCGCATCCTGCACCCGGGAAGAGGTGAAAACCATGGATCAACCGGAGAGCTCAGGTGATCTGCTCGTCTTTTTCGGCACCTACACCAGGACCGACAGCGAAGGGATCTACACCTACCGGATGGATCCCGAATCGGGGGCTCTGGAACGCCTTTCTGTGGTCTCGGGGATCGAAAGCCCTTCTTTCCTGGCGCTCCACCCCAACGGCCGCCATCTCTACGCGGTCAGCGAGATCGGCGAGTTCGAGGGCGGCAAGACGGGGACCGTCTCCGCCTATTCCATCGATTCTTCCAGTGGCCAACTCTCCTTCCTGAACCTGCAGCCTTCGCAGGGCGCCATTCCATGCCACCTGGTGGTGGACCGGACCGGACGCACCTTGCTGTTGGCCAACTACTCGGGGGGAAGCGTCGCCTCCTTCCCCATCGATTCCGAAGGCCGCCTGGGCCCTGCAATTTCGGTCATCCAACATGAGGGTTCCAGCGTGGACCCGGTGCGGCAGACGGGTCCCCGGGCCCACAGCATCAATCTGGATCCGGAGAACCGGTTCGCCGTGGCGGCAGATCTGGGCACGGACGAGGTCCTGGTCTATCGCTTCGACGCCGGAACGGGAGAACTGGAACCGAATACGCCGACCTCGGTCCCGGTCGATCCCGGTGGGGGACCCCGCCATTTCGCCTTCCATCCCAGCGGCCGGTTCGGCTACGTCATCAACGAGATGGGCTCCACCGTGACCGCCTTCCGTTACGATGGCGAGAAGGGGACGCTGGATCCGATTCAGACCATTACCACGCTTCCCGAAGGTTTCGAGGGCGTCACCCACACCGCCGAAGTGCGGGTCCATCCTTCGGGCCGCTTCCTCTACGGTTCCAACCGCGGACACGACAGTATCGCGATCTTTGCCATCGACCAGGAGACGGGCCGGCTGACGGCCCGGGGCCAGGAACCGACCCGGGGGAAGACGCCTCGGAACTTCGAGATCGATCCCACGGGGACCTGGCTGTTGGCGGCCAACCAGGACTCGGACAGCGTGGTGGTCTTCCGGATCGACTCGCAGACCGGAGCGCTGGAGGCCAACGGCCAGACGGCGGATGTCCCCATGCCGGTCTGCATCCGCATGTTGGCGCGCTGA
- a CDS encoding membrane dipeptidase yields the protein MLTVDSHLDLAFNAVEWNRDLTQPIHAIRESEAGMGQKGRGAGVVNYQELRQGRIGLFFATVHCRIASLGRRFAGVRNQDIAYAKARGELAYYRIMESKGVLRQIRNLEELESHLEEWDRNPSFAPLGYVLSMEGSDPIVSPEQVPEWWDQGLRLVSLCHYGVSTYSHGTGAPGGLTPRAPELLRALEEAGMILDVSHLAEQAFWEALGQFGGPVGATHNCCQALCPGDRQLNDKQIRTLISRGGVIGVALDVWMLSPSWSGEDQDNSSISLETVTDHIDHICQLAGDARHAAIGSDLDGGYGREQCPHDLHTIADLRKIPPLLERRGYSLEDVTSIMGGNWVRLLRETWS from the coding sequence ATGCTGACCGTCGATTCTCACCTGGACCTGGCCTTCAACGCCGTGGAATGGAACCGGGACCTGACTCAACCCATCCACGCCATTCGGGAATCGGAGGCCGGCATGGGGCAGAAAGGCAGGGGCGCGGGCGTCGTGAACTATCAGGAATTGCGCCAGGGGCGGATCGGCCTGTTCTTCGCCACGGTCCACTGCCGGATCGCCTCCCTGGGGCGCCGGTTTGCGGGGGTCCGCAACCAGGACATCGCCTACGCCAAGGCCCGGGGGGAGCTGGCCTACTATCGGATCATGGAGTCCAAGGGAGTGCTCCGCCAGATCCGGAACCTGGAGGAACTCGAATCCCATCTGGAGGAATGGGACCGCAACCCCTCCTTCGCGCCTCTGGGATACGTGTTGAGCATGGAAGGATCCGACCCCATCGTGAGTCCCGAACAGGTGCCCGAGTGGTGGGACCAGGGCCTCCGCTTGGTCAGCCTGTGCCACTACGGCGTGAGCACCTATTCCCACGGCACGGGCGCCCCGGGAGGACTGACTCCACGAGCCCCTGAGCTGTTGCGGGCACTGGAGGAGGCGGGAATGATCCTGGATGTGAGCCACTTGGCGGAGCAGGCCTTCTGGGAAGCGCTGGGCCAGTTCGGCGGCCCGGTCGGGGCCACGCACAACTGCTGCCAGGCGCTCTGTCCGGGAGACCGGCAGTTGAACGACAAGCAGATCCGGACCCTGATCAGCCGCGGGGGCGTCATCGGAGTGGCCCTCGACGTCTGGATGCTCTCACCGAGTTGGAGCGGCGAGGACCAGGACAACAGCTCCATCAGCCTGGAGACGGTGACCGACCATATCGATCACATCTGCCAGTTGGCCGGCGACGCCCGCCACGCCGCCATCGGATCGGACCTGGACGGTGGATACGGCAGGGAGCAGTGTCCGCACGATCTGCATACCATCGCCGACCTGCGGAAGATCCCCCCCCTGCTGGAAAGGCGCGGCTACAGCCTGGAGGACGTGACCTCCATCATGGGCGGCAACTGGGTCCGGCTGCTGCGGGAAACCTGGAGCTGA
- a CDS encoding amidohydrolase family protein: protein MMRIHRRELLRQVGGAGLGLPLLAASGTRGEAGVPLLILDIHQHPDFDGRPAETLIRHQRFHRVKTTVLLPADGWMTGRISGNEAAWSHVRRYPDEVVTFCNVDPEREDSTQVLRQQLEKGARGIGEQKFEVDADSVPMRRVYEVAREYGVPVLLHFGSRHNHGLDRFHKILERYPQVNFLGHAGTWWANISRDGEGRGRVVKGGLTDRLLSDYPNMFGDLSAGSGLNSLSRDPDFAADFVARHSRKLLWGSDCYCHDGRGATYPPGYCIAQRSLDRLREYLPDPLMLRRITYDNGARMLRLRN from the coding sequence ATGATGCGGATCCATCGCCGGGAGTTGCTGCGCCAGGTGGGCGGAGCTGGTCTGGGCCTGCCGCTGCTGGCCGCTTCCGGCACCCGTGGAGAGGCGGGCGTACCCCTGCTCATCCTTGACATCCACCAGCACCCGGACTTCGACGGCCGCCCGGCCGAAACGCTCATTCGCCACCAGAGGTTCCACCGGGTCAAGACCACGGTCCTGCTTCCGGCGGACGGCTGGATGACCGGGAGGATCAGCGGAAACGAGGCGGCCTGGAGCCACGTCCGCAGGTATCCGGACGAGGTGGTCACTTTCTGCAACGTGGACCCGGAGCGCGAAGATTCGACCCAGGTTCTGCGCCAGCAGTTGGAGAAGGGGGCCCGGGGCATCGGAGAGCAGAAGTTCGAGGTGGACGCCGACTCTGTTCCCATGCGCCGGGTGTACGAGGTGGCCCGGGAGTACGGAGTCCCGGTGCTGCTCCATTTCGGCTCCCGGCACAACCACGGGCTGGACCGGTTTCACAAGATCCTGGAGCGGTATCCGCAGGTGAATTTTCTGGGCCATGCCGGGACCTGGTGGGCCAACATCAGCCGGGACGGCGAGGGGCGGGGCCGGGTCGTCAAGGGCGGCCTCACCGACAGGCTCCTGTCCGACTATCCCAACATGTTCGGAGACCTTTCGGCCGGGTCGGGACTCAATTCCCTCAGCCGGGACCCGGACTTCGCCGCCGATTTCGTCGCCCGTCACTCGCGCAAGCTGCTCTGGGGAAGCGACTGCTACTGCCACGACGGCAGGGGTGCGACCTACCCGCCAGGCTACTGCATCGCCCAGCGGTCGCTGGACCGCCTGCGGGAGTATCTTCCCGACCCCCTGATGTTGAGGAGGATCACCTACGACAACGGGGCCCGGATGCTCCGGCTGCGGAATTGA